The region CCGTCTAACCTCACCACTCGCCCCTAAAACAAATAGCAACGGATCTTGTAATAAAAAAATTAATAGTGAAATAGCAATGCTAAACACTCCACAACCATAAAATCCAATCGTAAACGTTTCATTTACCTTTTCTTGATTCTTTTCACCTAATCGTTTCGAAACGACAATACTTGTGGATACCCCAAAAATCAGTTGAGCTGCTAGTAAGATTTGTAAGATAGGTGTTAAAAGCCCCATTGCTGACAAAGCAATACTACTCATACTTCCAAGGTGCCCCGCAAATGCTGTATCAATCATTGAAACGAATGACTCCAAAACTAAAGAAAAAATAGTTGGAAATGAAAATAGAACAATCAAATGTTGAATTGACTTATTTTCAAACAACTTTTCATGACTCATTGTATAACCCCTTTTTTTGCTAGAAAACTAAAATGCTCACTTTCTAATAATATTATATTCACTGTATTTTTTATTACCAGTTTTTTGACATCTATCATAAAAATCCCACTGACATATCTTTTCAGTGGGATTTTTATTTACTTTTCCTCAACTACTTTACGACCAACAAAATCAGCATATTGTGGTGTTCCTAAATGATAACCACCTGATACCTCCATAATATCCCCCGTTACATAAGAAGAATCATCGCTAGCGAAAAATAGAACCGCATTCGCCATGTCTTCAGGTGTTCCCATGCGATTTAAAGGAACATGCGATAAGAAAGACTTAATAAATTGTTCTGGCATATTATCAAGAGCTGCATCGGTTGCTGTTAAACCTGGTAATACCGCATTACATCTTATATTATAGCGCGCATACTGCATAGCGATTTGTTGAGTTATATTGTTAACGCCTGCTTTTGAAACACCATAACCAATACGAGAAATATCTGGGACCGTTCCACCAATCGATGAAATATTAACAATGCTTCCTTTTCCTTGTTTAATCATATGAGGAATCACCAGTTTAGAGATACGATAAACTGATCCGATATTCGCTTCTAAAATATCAAAAAAAGCTTTCTCATCTCCACTAACTAAATCTAAATCTACTTCCGGTCTTCCAGTTCCAAAATTATTAACTAAAATATCAATCTTACCTTGTTCCCTAATCACTTCTTCTACCATCGTTTCATAAGAATCAATGTTGTAGGCGTCAAAAAAGACAGGCTTCATTTTCAAACCCTCTTTAGCCACTTCATCACAAATTTCTTGAGTGACCTCTAAACGACGAACTCCCATATAAACAATGGCACCCTCACTCGCTAATTTTTTAGCACACGCTAACCCAATACCTCTTGTTGAAGACGTGACAAGAGCTATTGCATTCTCTAATTTTCGCATAAAAAAACCTCCAATCTAATCATTATAATTGATATTATGGAGGTTTTTTATACTCGATTTTTTATAACGTTACTTATATTGACTATCTCATTTCGCAAAGATACAAACTCAGGAGTGATAATAGCTTACTTCGTAGAGCGAGTCATTTACTGAGGACCACTTCGCGTAGTAGCTCATAACCAATCAAGTTTCACCTGTAGCTCACTTTCTTGGATGAACCTTGCATGGAGTGCGCTTATCCACACCAAAATTTCTTCTAATATTGGTCTCACGCAAGTGGCTTCATGCCATTTAGATTTCGCTTTTCAGCTCATCTTCATGGTGAAACTATTGCATAGAGTAGTGCTAACTGCTTACACGTTTTTACGTGTAAGCAGAGCCACTACTTCTACGTGACTTGTCTGAGGGAACATATCTACAGGTTGTGCGACTTCTAGTTGGTATCCACCGTCTACTAGAATTTTAACGTCGCGAGCTAGTGTTGATGAATCGCATGACACGTAGACGATGCGTTTTGGTGCTGCTTCTAGCATTGTGTCTAGTAATGTTTTATCGCATCCTTTACGTGGTGGATCGACGACGATGACGTCTGGAACGATTCCTTGTTCGATCCAAGCTGGAATAACTTCTTCTGATTTTCCTACTGCAAATTCTGTATTTTCGAATCCATTTAATTTAGCATTCATGTTTGCATCGGCAATGGCTTCAGGAATGATTTCAACCCCGTAAACTTTTTTGGCATGTTGTGCTAAGAATAATGTAATCGTTCCGATTCCACAGTAAGCATCGAATACGATTTCTTCTCCTGTTAGTCCTGCAAATTCAACGGCTTTAGAGTAAAGTGTTTCGGTTTGAACAGGGTTAACTTGATAGAATGAACGTGGTGAAATGGCGAAACGAATTCCGTTCATTTCATCATAAATATATCCTTCACCGTAAATGATGTTTGTTTTCTCACCTAAAATAGCATTTGTTACGTTTGGATTAATATTTTGAGCAATAACTTTAATCTGAGGGAATTTTTCTAATAAGCGTGACACAATACGATCCATATTAATGATTTTCTCTTTACGTGTCACTAAAATAACCATAATCTCATCCGTCTTAAATCCTGTGCGCACGATGACATGGCGTAAAATACCAGTATTCGACTCCTCATTATACGGACTTAGTTTTAAATCACGACAAATTCCACGCATCTCATGAATAATTTCATCTGAAATTTCAGTTTGAATTAAACAATGACGCATATCAATAATCTCATGGCTTCGTTTTTGATAGAACCCAGCCACTACATCACCATTAGCTAAACCAAATGGCACCTGCGTTTTATTACGATAACGCCAAGGTTCCTCCATTCCGATGGTCGGTAAAATATTCGCATCTTCAATATGACCAATGCGTTTGAACTGATTTACAACTGTATCATATTTCATTTGAAGTTGTCCTGGATAATTTAGATGCTGAACTTGACATCCACCACATTGTTTATAAATTTTACATGGCGGCGTCACACGGTCAGGACTCTCGACAAATAAATCAACTGCACGTCCAATGGCATACGTTTTTTTAACTAATGTTACTTTCATATTAACTTCTTCGCCTACTAGTGCATTTGTCACGAAAATAGGGAAACCATCAATTTTAGCAACACCTAAACCGTCATGTGTTAAACTTTCAATTTTTACATCATAATATTCATTTTTTACTACTGGTACACTTTTTTTCGACATTTTTCTATCACCTTTATTCACAAAGAGAGGGAGACTAAAATAAGCCTCCCCTGCCTTTTACTATTTCCAATCATATTTTCCTGTCTCAGGATTTAATGTTCCCCAACTTGGGTACTCTGCAATACTTGAAGGTTTAATTTCTTTATCTACTTCTAGCGTTGGAATTTCACCTAATGCTTCTTCTTGTTCTGCAGTTAACTCTGTTAAAGCATCCACACGTTTTTGAAAAGCGGCTGCTTCTTCAGGATAACTCGTTTGCATATAAGCGATATTTTTGTTAGCACGCTCAATATTAGCTACTGTAGGATATTCTTCAGCATATCCTACAACTTGCTCAACAATTGCAACGTCATGTTGTTTAATATAATCTAATTCTTCTGCACGATTTGTATCAACTAATGTCTTAGGATCTTCATTTGCCACAACTAATTGGAAGTTATAGGCCTGTGAAGAATTTGCATTAGCTTTATCCATTGCATCGATTAAATAATCTGAAATCTTCTCAGTGTTTGCCTGAGCAGTCGTAAGTGCTGTTGTTGAATCAACACGAACATCAATATAAACAATCATTCCTTCAACCGTAATATTAACAGATTGTACACCGGATAGACCACTTCCATAAGACTGTGCATCATTTATAATTGATTGATCAATTGTCACTAAACCATCTAAACGGTCACCATATTGCGGTTTTCCTGCTGCTTTAGTGGGTTCAATATAAAAATAACTGATGACATTGTAAGCAAATAAAACCGTTACAACCGCTAAGACTCCAATAAAACTATATAAGGCAATCTCATTTTTACTACGAGCTTTCTTTCCTTTAGACGTCTGAGTCTTTGGTTTTTCGTTCGTTGTGTTTTTCTTTTTCTCTGTTGCCATACGATCACTCCCTTTTCATGATTTGTTTATAAGTATCATCTTAGGATGTTATGATTTTTTTCATTTACAACTTATTATACCACACGTCGGCTTAGCATTCTGCAAAATGTTTTGCAAGACCACCTTGTGCTGTTTCACGATACTTCGCCATTAAGTCGTGACCTGTCTCTTTCATCGTTTGCATCACTTGATCAAGTGTAATTGTATGATATCCATCTGTTAACATGGCATATTTAGCTGCATCATAGGCACGTTTAGCCGCAACCGCATTACGCTCAATACAAGGAACCTGAACATAACCAAAGACAGGATCACATGTCATTCCTAAATGATGTTCAAGTCCAATTTCTGCTGCATACTCACAATGTAAGTTTGAAGCCCCTTTTAAATAAGCAACAGCTGCTGCTGCCATTGAACAAGCAGAACCTACCTCACCTTGGCATCCAACCTCTGCTCCTGAAATTGAAGCATTTGTTTTAATTAAGTTTCCAATTAATCCTGCTACTGCTAATGCATCAACTAATTGATCATCACTATATCCTTCAAATTGTTGAAGCGCAAATAAGGTTCCCGGAATGACACCAGATGCTCCACAAGTTGGAGCCGTTACAACAACATCTCCACTCGCATTTTGTTCAGACACGGCTAAAGCATAAGCATAAATTAAAACTGATAAATCTTCTGGCATTGATTTAGCATGCTCATGAAACTGTTTAGCACGACGTGGATAATTTAGTTTTCCAGGTAAATTTCCCTCAGCCTTTAAACCATTCTCTAACGTTTCACGCATCACCGTTAAAATCTCAACTAAATAAGGTTTAATATCCGATTCATGCTCATAGACATAGTCTGCTAATGTCCAATTTTTCTCTTCACACACTTTTAAAATATCAGCCATTGTTGAATCTGGATAAGCCGCTACTACTTCATTGCGCCCTTGTCCTTCCTCAATAATTGATCCTCCTCCAACAGAATAAACAGTCCAATCTCCTAATGCCTCACCTGCCTCGTTATACGCAATAAATTGCATGGCATTTGGGTGGAATGGACGGAAGTCTTCTGGACGCCATGTAATTTTAACAGGCTTTGGATCCATAGTTTTAATAATGATATAGTCAGTTAGGTGCCCTTCACCTGTTGCCGCTAAACTTCCATATAAAACTGCCTCATAAGATGAAGCCTCTGGATAACGTCCCATAAAAACTTTTGCTGCACGTGCTGGACCCATTGTATGAGAACTCGATGGTCCATTTCCCACTTTATATAATTCACGTAAACTTTCCATATCTTTACCTCTTTCCTTACTAAATGTCCGACAATGTTGTATACCTCAAGGTTTTCTATACCAATAAGACGTTAACAAATTCTTCCTCATTATCTTATTATAAGCCTAATTCAATTTTTAATTCAAGCATTGCATCACGTAACGTTGCAGCTGTTTCAAAATCAAGTGCTTTAGCAGCTTCCTTCATTTCTTTTTCTAATTTAGCCATCAGTTTTTCTTTATCTTTACGCGACATTTTCTTATCATATTTAGCTTCTTTCTCAACAACCTCAGTCGCTCGAATCACATCTCGAACATCTTTACGAATTGTCATTGGAATAATGCCGTGTTCTTCATTGAAATTCTCTTGAATTTCACGACGACGACTGGTTTCTTCAATCGCACGTTGCATTGAACCGGTCATCTTATCTGCATATAAAATAACACGACCATCTGCATTACGCGCAGCACGTCCAATCGTTTGGATTAATGAGCGATCACTACGTAAGAATCCTTCTTTATCTGCATCTAAAATAGCGACTAAGGATACCTCTGGAATATCAAGTCCTTCACGAAGTAAGTTGATTCCGACTAAAACATCATAAGTTCCAACACGTAAATCACGAATAATCTCAATACGCTCAAGCGTCTTAATTTCAGAATGTAAATAAGCGACTTTAATTCCAAGTTCTTTTAAATAATTCGTTAACTCTTCTGACATTTTAATCGTTAATGTTGTCACTAAAACACGCTCATTTTTTTCAATACGTTTATAGATTTCACCCACTAAATGATCAATTTGTCCACGACTTGGATGAAGCTCAATAATTGGATCAAGTAATCCAGTTGGACGAATAATTTGCTCAACCACTTTATCTGTACGGGCTAACTCATAATCACCTGGTGTTGCAGAAACATAAATCGCCTGATGAATTTTTTCTTCAAATTCATTAAATTGTAACGGGCGGTTATCAAGAGCTGAAGGTAATCTAAATCCGTGATTCACAAGTGTCTCTTTACGCGCACGGTCACCATTGTACATTCCTCTGACCTGAGGTAGCGTCACATGTGATTCATCCGCTACTAACAACCAATCATCTGGGAAGAAATCAAGTAAGCAATACGGAGTTGCTCCACGTTCACGAAGTGATAATGGACCAGAATAATTCTCGACTCCAGAGCAGAATCCCATCTCAGCCATCATCTCTAAATCGTAACGCGTACGTTGCTCAATTCGTTGCGCTTCAATTAACTTTTCTTCCGACTTAAAATATTCAATTTGTTGCTCTAATTCTTCTTCAATATTCTTAAGAGCGATTTTCATACGCTCTTCACCTGTTACGAAGTGAGAAGCTGGGAAAATGACAACATGTTTACGTTCACTTAACACTTCACCCGTCAACGTATCAATTTCACGAATACGATCAACTTCTTCTCCAAAGAACTCAATACGAATCGCATTCTTCTCTGTTGCAATCGGTAAAATTTCTACGATATCACCTCGAACTCTAAACGTCCCACGGTGGAAATCAATATCATTACGCTGATACTGAATACGAACAAGCTCTTTTAATAAATCATTACGTTCCATTTCCATTCCGACACGAATCGAAACCATCATACTCTTATATTCTTCAGGATCTCCAATCCCATAAATACACGAAACTGAAGCAACTACAATTACATCATTTCGTTCTAATAAGGCAGCAGTTGCCGAGTGACGTAATTTATCAATTTCATCATTTGTCTTCGCATCTTTTTCAATAAATGTATCTGAAGATGGAACGTAGGCTTCTGGTTGATAGTAATCATAATAACTAACAAAATACTCAACCGCATTATTTGGGAAAAATTCTTTTAACTCACTATACAGCTGACCAGCCAATGTTTTATTATGCGCCAGTACTAAAGTTGGCTTATTAACAGCTTGAACAACATTTGCAATCGTAAATGTCTTACCCGTTCCAGTTGCTCCAAGCAAAACTTGTTCTTTAACTCCATGCTCAATATTCTCAACTAGTTGCTTAATTGCCTTTGGTTGATCACCTGATGGAGAGTATTTTGAAACAATTTCAAACTTATTATTTGGCATTAAACGTCACCTCACATTATCCCCATTATATCATACCTAAAACACACGTACTATCTCTATATACAAGACGATAAACAATTCATAGTATTAAAACGACTTACTCCCCTAATCCTTTTAATACTAAGTCATCTATGCTATGGAATTCATGTTTTTCCGTAACTGATAGGAAATAAGATATTCTATCTTTATACTAAAAATTTTTAACCTAGCAGTTAAAAATTATTTAACAAACAAAATGCTAACGTCCAGTATTCAAACACAATCCCTTTATCTCATTATTAAATCTTTCCACTTTTAACATTACTTTAAACCTTTTTCGTTAACAAAAAAACTCACCACTTTTATGTGGCGAGCGTCCTTGTTATTCTTGTATTAAAACTTCAAGTGCTGTTTGTAATTGAGTATCATATTGTTTATCACGAACTTTATTACGTAAAGCTAATGTTAATTCACTTGCTGTTTTATTATCAATAATTCCTGTGACTAGAATTTCATTATCTGCTTGGAAGTTTTCAACAGCTGATACTGTTGATTTATCATAATATCCATCATGGCGTCCAACTTGATA is a window of Turicibacter sanguinis DNA encoding:
- the hdhA gene encoding 7alpha-hydroxysteroid dehydrogenase encodes the protein MRKLENAIALVTSSTRGIGLACAKKLASEGAIVYMGVRRLEVTQEICDEVAKEGLKMKPVFFDAYNIDSYETMVEEVIREQGKIDILVNNFGTGRPEVDLDLVSGDEKAFFDILEANIGSVYRISKLVIPHMIKQGKGSIVNISSIGGTVPDISRIGYGVSKAGVNNITQQIAMQYARYNIRCNAVLPGLTATDAALDNMPEQFIKSFLSHVPLNRMGTPEDMANAVLFFASDDSSYVTGDIMEVSGGYHLGTPQYADFVGRKVVEEK
- the rlmD gene encoding 23S rRNA (uracil(1939)-C(5))-methyltransferase RlmD, whose product is MSKKSVPVVKNEYYDVKIESLTHDGLGVAKIDGFPIFVTNALVGEEVNMKVTLVKKTYAIGRAVDLFVESPDRVTPPCKIYKQCGGCQVQHLNYPGQLQMKYDTVVNQFKRIGHIEDANILPTIGMEEPWRYRNKTQVPFGLANGDVVAGFYQKRSHEIIDMRHCLIQTEISDEIIHEMRGICRDLKLSPYNEESNTGILRHVIVRTGFKTDEIMVILVTRKEKIINMDRIVSRLLEKFPQIKVIAQNINPNVTNAILGEKTNIIYGEGYIYDEMNGIRFAISPRSFYQVNPVQTETLYSKAVEFAGLTGEEIVFDAYCGIGTITLFLAQHAKKVYGVEIIPEAIADANMNAKLNGFENTEFAVGKSEEVIPAWIEQGIVPDVIVVDPPRKGCDKTLLDTMLEAAPKRIVYVSCDSSTLARDVKILVDGGYQLEVAQPVDMFPQTSHVEVVALLTRKNV
- a CDS encoding L-serine ammonia-lyase, with the translated sequence MESLRELYKVGNGPSSSHTMGPARAAKVFMGRYPEASSYEAVLYGSLAATGEGHLTDYIIIKTMDPKPVKITWRPEDFRPFHPNAMQFIAYNEAGEALGDWTVYSVGGGSIIEEGQGRNEVVAAYPDSTMADILKVCEEKNWTLADYVYEHESDIKPYLVEILTVMRETLENGLKAEGNLPGKLNYPRRAKQFHEHAKSMPEDLSVLIYAYALAVSEQNASGDVVVTAPTCGASGVIPGTLFALQQFEGYSDDQLVDALAVAGLIGNLIKTNASISGAEVGCQGEVGSACSMAAAAVAYLKGASNLHCEYAAEIGLEHHLGMTCDPVFGYVQVPCIERNAVAAKRAYDAAKYAMLTDGYHTITLDQVMQTMKETGHDLMAKYRETAQGGLAKHFAEC
- the uvrB gene encoding excinuclease ABC subunit UvrB, encoding MPNNKFEIVSKYSPSGDQPKAIKQLVENIEHGVKEQVLLGATGTGKTFTIANVVQAVNKPTLVLAHNKTLAGQLYSELKEFFPNNAVEYFVSYYDYYQPEAYVPSSDTFIEKDAKTNDEIDKLRHSATAALLERNDVIVVASVSCIYGIGDPEEYKSMMVSIRVGMEMERNDLLKELVRIQYQRNDIDFHRGTFRVRGDIVEILPIATEKNAIRIEFFGEEVDRIREIDTLTGEVLSERKHVVIFPASHFVTGEERMKIALKNIEEELEQQIEYFKSEEKLIEAQRIEQRTRYDLEMMAEMGFCSGVENYSGPLSLRERGATPYCLLDFFPDDWLLVADESHVTLPQVRGMYNGDRARKETLVNHGFRLPSALDNRPLQFNEFEEKIHQAIYVSATPGDYELARTDKVVEQIIRPTGLLDPIIELHPSRGQIDHLVGEIYKRIEKNERVLVTTLTIKMSEELTNYLKELGIKVAYLHSEIKTLERIEIIRDLRVGTYDVLVGINLLREGLDIPEVSLVAILDADKEGFLRSDRSLIQTIGRAARNADGRVILYADKMTGSMQRAIEETSRRREIQENFNEEHGIIPMTIRKDVRDVIRATEVVEKEAKYDKKMSRKDKEKLMAKLEKEMKEAAKALDFETAATLRDAMLELKIELGL